The Yoonia sp. SS1-5 genome contains a region encoding:
- a CDS encoding LysR family transcriptional regulator: MDIRYNLNRLAYFVATVDAGTITAAATQLGISKAVVSKQLQILEQEIGTPLLLRNTRHLRPTDAGLAFFKDAKAALTQANNAYERVLDRDQKPKGRIRVTAPVDYGVSHVAPFVARFQQVYPDVTVDLFLNDMRVDLIEERYDVGFRIGWLKDSSNLARKLRDFEEVAVCTPRTRDKIGAISPRDLIDVPFVLSHALDGQAEWTFSKVDQTETITVNGVTQLNITLAMRAYLMESTAFSVLPDFMVEDDLAEGRLVQLLPDWSMRKGGIFTVTPPGQVRSNALKRFLEMGHTEVGQLR; encoded by the coding sequence ATGGATATTCGCTATAACCTGAACCGGCTTGCCTACTTTGTGGCCACCGTCGATGCGGGCACGATCACGGCGGCGGCCACACAGCTGGGCATCAGCAAGGCGGTTGTCAGCAAACAGCTGCAAATCCTGGAACAGGAAATCGGCACACCATTGTTGTTGCGAAATACGCGGCACCTGCGCCCGACGGATGCGGGGCTTGCGTTTTTCAAAGATGCCAAGGCGGCCCTGACGCAGGCCAACAACGCCTATGAACGGGTGCTGGACCGGGATCAAAAACCAAAAGGGCGCATTCGGGTCACCGCGCCGGTTGATTACGGGGTGTCCCATGTCGCCCCGTTTGTGGCCCGCTTTCAGCAGGTCTATCCTGACGTCACCGTTGATCTGTTTCTGAACGACATGCGCGTCGATCTGATCGAGGAACGATATGATGTCGGCTTTCGTATCGGCTGGCTGAAGGATTCCAGTAATCTGGCGCGGAAACTGCGCGACTTTGAAGAGGTGGCCGTCTGCACACCGCGAACACGCGATAAAATCGGGGCTATCTCCCCGCGTGACCTGATTGACGTGCCATTTGTTCTGAGCCACGCATTGGATGGCCAGGCAGAATGGACATTCTCGAAGGTTGATCAGACTGAGACCATCACCGTCAACGGGGTCACGCAGTTGAACATCACCCTGGCGATGCGCGCCTATTTGATGGAAAGCACCGCCTTTTCAGTCCTGCCCGATTTCATGGTCGAAGATGATCTGGCCGAAGGCAGGCTTGTCCAGCTGCTGCCCGACTGGTCAATGCGCAAAGGCGGTATTTTCACCGTGACCCCGCCGGGACAGGTGCGATCCAACGCGCTAAAGCGGTTCTTGGAGATGGGCCATACAGAAGTTGGGCAGCTTCGCTGA
- a CDS encoding LysM peptidoglycan-binding domain-containing protein codes for MYKFLTIPTIALALAGPAYAQSDSDDELRSLTSNVLASITGQAPEPVETAEVETDALRGLVEQALSEGQSDAYLEALIVEAADNGQIEVPDAMRTTTGDVDTRTLLASLVAKSEEVDATGTEAQAAEADGAEEELQDQFYEVVAGDSLAAISLTFYGTTQDYIRIFNANRDSLNSPDRIRVGQTLVIPQ; via the coding sequence ATGTACAAATTTCTGACCATCCCGACCATCGCGCTTGCCTTGGCTGGCCCTGCCTATGCGCAGTCAGACAGCGACGATGAGTTGCGCAGCCTGACATCCAACGTTCTTGCCAGCATCACCGGGCAGGCCCCCGAACCTGTTGAGACCGCCGAGGTCGAAACCGATGCGTTGCGCGGCCTGGTCGAGCAGGCCCTGTCCGAGGGACAATCCGACGCATATCTTGAGGCTTTGATTGTCGAAGCGGCAGATAATGGCCAGATTGAGGTGCCGGACGCAATGCGGACGACAACTGGCGACGTGGATACACGCACATTGCTGGCCTCGCTTGTTGCGAAGTCCGAAGAAGTCGATGCCACAGGCACAGAGGCCCAGGCTGCCGAGGCGGATGGCGCAGAGGAAGAGCTGCAAGACCAGTTCTACGAAGTTGTTGCTGGCGACAGTCTGGCCGCGATTTCGCTGACCTTCTATGGCACAACCCAGGACTATATCCGGATTTTCAACGCGAACCGCGATTCTCTGAACTCTCCGGATCGTATCCGTGTCGGGCAGACGCTGGTTATTCCACAATAA
- a CDS encoding pyridoxamine 5'-phosphate oxidase family protein — protein sequence MALSGWDRATSPYHAGEQELHDRLGRKDHQTNVARNIHRPYMPEQHRDFFAQLPLIFAGSVDKNGWPWASVLFGQPGFLKTPTDRLLQLGAAQIKGDPFWVNARPGASVGFVGIELPTRRRNRMNGIVRGDGTQISVDVVQSYGNCPQYIHTRDVSFHRDPTTDTAPEIDRFTDLPADVAAVITAADTLFVASHNDRDDQRDTGGVDVSHRGGNPGFVKVDVNTLTIPEYIGNFAFNTLGNFLVNPKAGLLFVDFTTGDLIQLVGTVALMWEPDDEIRSFKGAERAWRFHLDHGQVLRAAAPMTWEAREPSPNALLTGDWTQAAQTRQLEADRAAWRPFKVTKITDESSVIRSFYLEPDDGKVLMPYQPGQFLTIRVAPDSSESPLTRTYTLSSAPSDATYRISVKRDGAVSQHLHDNIKVGDIIDTRAPKGAFWMDMDEKRPAVLLAGGVGITPMISMARAALSNAVARRHHRPLTVVHAAQTTEQRAFAAEFSAFQQASQGALRYVSVISSPKPEEVAGQEFHVAGRVTPELLQSLLPLADYDFFLCGPPAFMQATYDMLIALGVRDARIFAESFGPAALTRTGAGAPPPATDAAEEAVVTFAASGVEQGWRTGDGTLLEFAEAHGMTPAFGCRSGSCGSCACKIKSGKVSYSKTPDFEPEDGQVLLCCAVPGKSEDPLILDV from the coding sequence ATGGCACTTTCAGGTTGGGATCGGGCGACATCGCCCTATCATGCAGGCGAGCAAGAGCTGCATGACAGGCTGGGCCGCAAGGACCACCAGACCAACGTGGCGCGCAACATTCATCGTCCCTACATGCCTGAACAGCATCGGGACTTCTTTGCCCAACTGCCCCTGATCTTTGCGGGCAGTGTGGATAAAAACGGCTGGCCCTGGGCCTCTGTCCTGTTTGGCCAGCCGGGTTTTCTGAAAACACCAACCGACCGTCTGCTGCAACTAGGTGCAGCGCAGATCAAGGGTGATCCGTTCTGGGTCAACGCAAGACCCGGCGCATCCGTCGGTTTTGTCGGGATCGAGCTTCCGACACGCCGGCGCAACCGGATGAACGGTATTGTCCGTGGCGATGGCACACAGATTTCGGTGGACGTTGTCCAGTCATATGGCAACTGCCCGCAATATATTCATACCCGCGATGTCAGCTTTCACCGCGACCCGACAACCGACACCGCCCCCGAGATTGATCGGTTTACTGACCTGCCCGCGGATGTCGCCGCCGTAATCACCGCGGCGGACACGCTTTTTGTGGCCAGCCACAATGACCGCGATGACCAGCGTGACACCGGCGGTGTGGATGTCAGCCATCGGGGCGGAAACCCCGGATTTGTCAAAGTCGATGTAAACACACTGACCATTCCGGAATATATCGGGAACTTCGCCTTCAACACGCTTGGAAACTTCCTGGTCAACCCCAAGGCCGGACTTCTGTTTGTCGATTTCACAACCGGCGATCTGATCCAGTTGGTCGGTACAGTCGCATTGATGTGGGAACCCGATGACGAGATCCGGTCCTTCAAAGGGGCCGAGCGCGCGTGGCGTTTCCACCTTGACCACGGACAAGTGCTGCGGGCCGCCGCCCCCATGACATGGGAGGCACGCGAGCCATCGCCAAACGCACTTTTGACCGGCGACTGGACCCAGGCTGCACAGACCCGGCAATTAGAGGCAGATCGGGCCGCTTGGCGCCCTTTCAAGGTCACGAAGATCACCGATGAAAGCAGCGTGATCCGGTCATTCTATCTGGAGCCTGACGACGGCAAGGTGTTGATGCCCTACCAACCCGGCCAGTTCCTCACGATCAGGGTTGCACCGGATAGTTCTGAAAGCCCGCTGACCCGGACCTACACACTTTCCTCTGCCCCTTCGGACGCGACCTACCGGATTTCGGTCAAACGCGACGGCGCCGTGTCGCAGCATTTGCACGATAACATCAAGGTCGGCGACATCATCGACACCCGCGCACCCAAAGGCGCGTTCTGGATGGATATGGATGAAAAGCGTCCAGCCGTTCTATTGGCTGGCGGCGTCGGGATCACGCCGATGATTTCCATGGCTCGCGCGGCCCTGAGTAACGCAGTGGCGCGTCGCCATCACCGCCCCCTTACCGTTGTGCATGCGGCACAGACAACCGAACAACGCGCCTTTGCCGCTGAATTCAGCGCGTTTCAACAGGCCAGCCAAGGCGCGTTGCGCTACGTGTCAGTGATCTCATCCCCGAAGCCCGAGGAGGTCGCCGGGCAGGAATTTCACGTTGCAGGTCGGGTCACGCCGGAATTGTTGCAGTCACTTTTGCCGCTGGCTGATTACGATTTCTTCCTCTGCGGTCCCCCCGCATTCATGCAAGCGACCTATGACATGCTGATTGCACTTGGCGTGCGGGATGCACGCATCTTTGCGGAAAGCTTTGGCCCCGCCGCCCTGACCCGAACAGGCGCGGGCGCGCCGCCGCCGGCGACGGACGCCGCCGAAGAAGCTGTGGTGACGTTTGCCGCATCCGGGGTCGAACAGGGCTGGCGCACTGGCGACGGGACGTTGCTGGAATTCGCCGAAGCCCACGGGATGACCCCTGCTTTCGGGTGCCGCAGCGGATCGTGTGGCAGTTGTGCGTGCAAGATCAAATCCGGCAAAGTCAGCTATTCAAAAACACCCGATTTTGAACCCGAGGATGGGCAGGTTCTGTTGTGCTGCGCGGTCCCGGGGAAGTCGGAAGACCCACTTATTCTCGATGTCTAA
- a CDS encoding NAD(P)H-binding protein, producing the protein MNILLIGATGMVGSRILNEAVARGHSVTAAARSPEKIAAQAHVTPVGLDINDTDAVIAQARSADVIVSAVSPRNSGDALKDAAAFTDALIAAHQATDKRIVMVGGAASLHMPDGTPVVNFIPEEILPEAQAMRRAYGTLVKEDIDFTVIAPGGMIAPGERTGQFRLAGRQIVTNADGGMSNISAEDFAIAVLAEIETPQYHRTIANVGY; encoded by the coding sequence ATGAATATTCTCTTGATTGGTGCTACTGGCATGGTTGGTAGCCGCATCCTGAACGAAGCGGTTGCGCGCGGACACAGCGTCACCGCCGCAGCCCGGTCGCCCGAAAAGATTGCAGCGCAGGCGCATGTCACGCCGGTTGGGCTTGATATCAACGACACCGATGCTGTCATCGCACAGGCCCGTTCGGCTGACGTTATCGTCTCGGCGGTCAGCCCGCGCAACAGCGGGGACGCCTTGAAGGATGCGGCAGCATTCACCGATGCCTTGATCGCCGCGCATCAGGCAACGGACAAGCGGATTGTCATGGTTGGCGGGGCGGCGTCCTTGCATATGCCTGATGGCACGCCGGTGGTGAATTTCATTCCCGAAGAGATCCTTCCAGAGGCGCAAGCCATGCGTCGCGCCTATGGTACGCTGGTCAAAGAAGACATTGATTTTACGGTGATCGCACCGGGTGGGATGATTGCGCCCGGCGAACGAACCGGGCAGTTCCGGCTGGCCGGTCGGCAAATCGTGACCAATGCTGACGGCGGGATGAGCAATATCAGCGCCGAAGACTTCGCCATCGCTGTCCTCGCCGAAATCGAAACGCCACAGTATCATCGGACCATCGCAAATGTAGGCTATTAA
- a CDS encoding rhodanese-like domain-containing protein, with product MKMFSTLTACACFLAAAVHAQDVAITPDMTRAEFAVNGQNILIERNQDADAVIEPGFAKTSRACPPFCIHPMSGGEGVETVGEIELIDFIDNYVEEGTGLLVDSRIPSWFEKGTIPSAINIPFTALEPTNQYRDEILQALGGVKSGDNWDYSAATDLLLSCNGPWCDQSPRAIQNLLSAGYPAEKIRYYRGGMQLWLLLGLTTAQNG from the coding sequence ATGAAAATGTTTTCGACCCTTACGGCCTGCGCTTGTTTTCTGGCCGCTGCCGTTCACGCACAGGATGTTGCAATCACGCCAGATATGACCCGGGCAGAGTTTGCCGTGAACGGGCAAAATATCCTGATTGAACGTAATCAGGATGCCGATGCCGTCATCGAACCCGGCTTTGCCAAGACATCACGCGCCTGCCCACCTTTCTGCATTCATCCAATGTCCGGTGGCGAAGGCGTTGAAACCGTCGGCGAAATCGAACTGATCGACTTCATCGACAACTATGTCGAGGAAGGCACCGGTCTGCTGGTCGACTCGCGTATCCCGTCCTGGTTCGAAAAGGGCACGATCCCCAGCGCGATCAACATTCCCTTTACCGCGCTTGAGCCGACCAACCAGTATCGCGATGAAATTCTGCAGGCCCTTGGCGGCGTGAAATCCGGCGATAACTGGGACTACTCGGCTGCCACAGACCTGTTACTTTCCTGCAACGGCCCATGGTGTGACCAATCCCCCCGCGCGATCCAGAATTTGCTGAGCGCCGGATACCCAGCCGAGAAGATCCGCTACTATCGCGGTGGTATGCAGCTGTGGCTGTTGCTTGGCCTGACAACAGCGCAAAACGGCTAA
- a CDS encoding glutathione S-transferase family protein, producing the protein MKLYGHPLSGNAHRALTLLSILGVDHESIVVNLPAGEHKQPDFLAMNPLGQVPVLVDGDVTLRDSTAILIYLARKFDTANYWLPTDAKGNAQVQEWLSTAVNEIMQGPFVVRAIKMFGAPADLDAAKAKSDALFTDLFEPHLTGRDWLVGDHATLADLACYSYIARITDGDYALDAYPAINAWLARVEAIDGFAPMVVGADFFASLKSE; encoded by the coding sequence ATGAAACTTTATGGACACCCACTTTCCGGAAACGCACATCGCGCTTTGACCCTGCTCAGCATTCTGGGTGTGGATCATGAAAGCATTGTTGTGAACCTGCCCGCAGGTGAGCATAAACAACCCGATTTTCTGGCCATGAACCCATTGGGCCAGGTCCCCGTGCTGGTTGATGGTGACGTGACATTGCGCGATTCAACCGCGATCCTGATCTATCTGGCACGCAAGTTCGACACGGCTAATTATTGGCTGCCAACCGACGCAAAGGGCAATGCGCAAGTGCAGGAATGGCTGTCCACGGCCGTCAACGAAATCATGCAAGGGCCATTTGTCGTCCGTGCCATCAAGATGTTCGGCGCCCCTGCCGATCTTGATGCGGCCAAGGCAAAATCCGACGCGCTGTTTACAGACCTGTTCGAGCCGCACCTGACCGGCCGCGACTGGTTGGTTGGCGACCATGCGACCCTGGCTGATCTGGCCTGCTATAGCTACATCGCGCGGATCACCGATGGCGACTACGCGCTGGATGCATACCCTGCAATCAACGCATGGCTGGCCCGCGTCGAAGCGATCGACGGTTTTGCGCCCATGGTTGTTGGTGCAGACTTCTTCGCGTCGCTCAAGTCCGAATAG
- a CDS encoding DsbA family protein: MSDPKFTIIYDTYCGWCYGAAPVFDALVATGADVEVLHRHLFQGPLAYRMSEGKGALVLKADARIHALTGQEFSDVYKKNVVLSDTEILASHYTAQAAALVHAQGPAKEFALRQRLEKARYIDGVSAADRDAVVAALRAEDVPADQADQLGSADLAARAAVTTRKAESLMAQVGSQGVPTVLKTVGDTISQIDHSAFYGRPEDVASLVR; this comes from the coding sequence ATGTCCGATCCGAAATTCACGATTATTTACGACACCTATTGCGGCTGGTGCTACGGCGCCGCGCCCGTTTTTGATGCATTGGTCGCAACTGGCGCCGATGTCGAAGTCTTGCACCGCCACTTGTTTCAAGGCCCGCTCGCCTACCGGATGAGCGAGGGCAAAGGCGCGCTTGTCCTCAAGGCCGATGCCCGTATCCATGCATTGACCGGGCAGGAATTCAGCGACGTCTACAAAAAGAACGTGGTCCTGTCCGACACCGAAATCCTTGCCTCGCATTATACTGCGCAGGCCGCAGCACTTGTGCATGCTCAAGGCCCGGCCAAGGAATTCGCCCTGCGCCAACGGTTGGAAAAGGCCCGCTATATTGACGGCGTCTCTGCCGCTGATCGCGACGCTGTTGTGGCAGCCCTGCGCGCCGAGGATGTGCCAGCGGACCAAGCAGACCAGTTGGGGTCTGCTGATCTGGCTGCCCGCGCCGCGGTGACGACGCGCAAGGCAGAAAGCCTGATGGCGCAGGTCGGCTCGCAAGGTGTGCCGACCGTTCTGAAAACCGTAGGCGATACCATCTCCCAAATTGATCACAGCGCCTTCTACGGACGCCCCGAAGATGTTGCGTCTCTTGTTCGATAA
- a CDS encoding OmpA family protein yields the protein MRLALIAAVVLLTALAYLGAARSIPAGIENQVAVSVAAQAPSEDDINAAVAAETAPLLQQIADLEATKQDLTDQIAANVTLSDEELDAAIAAETAPLTQQIADLEAANQELTDQIAANGALGDEQLDAAIAAETAPLTQQIADLEAANQDLIDQIASSETDGAAAQSAAIAAETEPLLQQIADLEAANLELTDQLASSSETSATNAEDIDAAVAAETEPLINQITDLEAANQDLADQIAALTADRDRLDQERQAALTELDNTAPAVQNLSDANTALNEEVGSLNAELSALSAQVAELTLEKTGVEELLAAAEAEKTALTESLAEEQQKVEALDAELATAVADAAALAESAASTDNAAAQDAPASDAELAEMQTRIDETNSALEAAGGRIASLTEEAGQQAEALAAMTAQATEAEDEIATLQSQIAELTSAITERDDSIAELRAIADGADRPTISSCTAQTQAIFADQKLTFDRGTATISAESVPMLEALIDPARDCADANLVVQIGGHTDSQGGELSNQTLSEERARAVLNFLEAGGVPAAAMRAVGFGETTPIADNDTSDGRAQNRRITFDWQPR from the coding sequence ATGAGGTTGGCACTCATTGCGGCAGTGGTGCTTTTGACGGCGTTGGCATATCTTGGTGCCGCCCGGTCGATCCCTGCAGGTATTGAAAACCAGGTTGCCGTGAGTGTCGCGGCACAGGCCCCCAGCGAAGATGATATCAACGCAGCCGTCGCCGCGGAAACTGCCCCACTGCTGCAGCAGATCGCCGATCTTGAGGCGACAAAGCAGGACCTGACCGACCAGATTGCAGCCAATGTGACGCTAAGCGATGAAGAGCTGGATGCCGCCATTGCGGCAGAAACAGCACCGCTGACGCAACAAATTGCTGACCTTGAGGCTGCCAATCAGGAGCTTACCGACCAGATTGCAGCCAACGGGGCGCTGGGCGATGAACAGCTGGATGCCGCCATTGCGGCTGAAACGGCACCGCTGACGCAACAAATCGCTGACCTTGAGGCCGCCAATCAGGACTTGATCGACCAGATTGCATCAAGTGAAACCGACGGCGCCGCGGCGCAGTCCGCTGCCATTGCCGCGGAAACCGAACCGCTGCTGCAGCAGATTGCTGATCTTGAAGCTGCCAATCTGGAACTCACCGATCAATTGGCATCAAGTTCCGAAACCTCCGCCACCAATGCCGAAGATATAGATGCGGCTGTTGCGGCAGAAACAGAGCCACTTATCAATCAAATCACCGATCTGGAGGCTGCCAACCAGGATTTGGCCGATCAGATCGCCGCCCTGACCGCCGACCGGGATCGTCTTGATCAGGAACGTCAGGCGGCTTTGACCGAGCTTGATAATACAGCACCCGCTGTCCAAAACCTGTCGGATGCAAACACCGCGTTGAATGAAGAAGTCGGATCATTGAATGCGGAATTGTCTGCCTTGTCCGCACAAGTGGCGGAACTGACGCTGGAAAAGACCGGTGTGGAAGAGCTGCTGGCAGCCGCCGAGGCCGAGAAAACAGCGCTGACCGAAAGTCTTGCCGAAGAACAGCAAAAGGTCGAAGCGCTTGACGCGGAACTCGCCACAGCGGTTGCAGACGCTGCAGCATTGGCTGAAAGCGCCGCAAGCACGGACAATGCCGCAGCGCAGGACGCCCCGGCGTCAGATGCTGAACTGGCCGAAATGCAGACCCGTATTGACGAGACCAATAGCGCGCTTGAGGCCGCAGGCGGTCGTATTGCCTCGTTGACCGAGGAGGCTGGCCAGCAGGCCGAGGCGCTTGCCGCGATGACAGCCCAGGCCACCGAAGCCGAAGATGAAATCGCGACCTTGCAATCGCAAATCGCCGAACTGACCAGCGCCATCACAGAGCGTGACGACAGTATCGCAGAACTGCGTGCCATTGCTGACGGCGCGGACAGGCCCACCATTTCCAGCTGTACGGCGCAAACGCAGGCGATATTTGCAGATCAAAAGCTGACCTTTGATCGGGGTACCGCGACGATATCCGCAGAGTCTGTCCCGATGCTTGAGGCGTTGATTGATCCCGCCCGCGATTGTGCTGATGCCAATCTGGTGGTTCAGATTGGCGGGCACACCGATAGCCAGGGTGGCGAACTCAGCAACCAGACCCTAAGCGAGGAACGCGCCCGTGCTGTTTTGAACTTCCTCGAAGCAGGCGGTGTTCCAGCGGCGGCGATGCGCGCCGTCGGTTTCGGAGAGACGACCCCAATCGCCGATAACGACACCAGCGATGGTCGCGCCCAGAACCGCCGTATTACCTTTGACTGGCAGCCCCGCTAG
- a CDS encoding EAL domain-containing protein translates to MDRQPSQSEGNVTLQIASASETGDYEDIVSLLKSPAAFLDKRGYMLCANDALAQRLGLRRAELAGECIETLLSENDWAAYKLFQARAEQQEFTDPLGATLLLSDMAQPVLFDPVIKDGQWLGVVCQADHARSQEDLRLQYLMEHLDQGVWDYDTATKKFVVSNAWRRMRGIGPDEEITALTDDWMETVHPDDRPHLRNVFQGQARGDTSSINIQYRRKHADGSWVWILCRANVVEFDDQGRPGRIVGTDTDITSVKQRDDDLQRLTRKLQLAMEASGIGIWEFDPSSQSVHWDDRMLEMYGIEDGCNDRSGEAWETHLHPDDLEETLAYSDYCQRHGLDFKRDYRIVRPDGGVRHIRSLATTVASPKTKGRLIGVNIDVTEDYRRSAQLEGARVQLEYDSRHDALTGLANRRLLDEHTDALFAAIEDDRVYGVMHLDLDHFKEINDTLGHAAGDAVLAHVAKTIKPIIADAGLVCRIGGDEFVVLITKDATVDNMAALSGEIMKALEAPITFEGRSCAFGVSIGCAIGKGPLANRAEIFINADTALYAAKQAGRGCYRFYSEAVKTQVKAEANARQELLDAISSDEITCYYQPQYDAQDLQIIGAEALVRWHCPKRGLLLPDAFMPLAEATGLSAVVDEYVFKHVIAQQTRWYDADIRFPKIALNISLDRLASRGLVDQVQSLLGPHHLIAFELLETAFIDNLSRAHLDTLEALRGLGISIDLDDFGSGHSSVVALQAIRPDWIKIDRCLVTPITRRERQRQTLQHLSKIARLEGAGVVLEGLQTGLHIAAIQDVDCDALQGFALSPPVPEKEFTTLLSQQIRQAI, encoded by the coding sequence GTGGACAGACAACCATCCCAGTCAGAGGGGAATGTAACATTGCAGATCGCCTCAGCCAGCGAAACAGGCGACTACGAGGATATCGTTTCGTTGCTGAAAAGCCCTGCGGCCTTCCTGGACAAGCGGGGGTATATGCTGTGCGCCAATGACGCGCTCGCGCAGCGTCTGGGCCTGCGGCGGGCTGAACTTGCGGGGGAATGTATTGAAACGCTGCTTAGCGAGAATGACTGGGCCGCGTATAAGCTGTTTCAGGCCCGCGCCGAACAGCAAGAGTTTACGGACCCACTTGGTGCGACATTGTTGCTTTCTGACATGGCCCAGCCGGTTCTATTCGATCCGGTCATAAAGGATGGTCAATGGCTGGGTGTTGTTTGCCAGGCCGATCACGCCAGATCGCAGGAAGACCTGCGCCTGCAATACCTGATGGAACATCTCGATCAGGGGGTCTGGGACTATGATACAGCCACAAAGAAATTTGTGGTGTCGAATGCGTGGCGTCGGATGCGCGGGATCGGACCGGACGAGGAAATCACGGCCCTCACGGATGACTGGATGGAAACAGTCCATCCCGATGACCGTCCGCATCTGCGGAATGTCTTTCAGGGTCAGGCGCGGGGCGATACCAGCAGCATCAACATTCAGTATCGCCGCAAACACGCGGATGGCAGCTGGGTATGGATCCTTTGCCGCGCCAATGTTGTAGAGTTTGACGATCAGGGCAGACCCGGCCGTATCGTCGGGACCGATACGGATATCACATCCGTCAAGCAACGCGACGATGATCTGCAAAGGCTGACGCGAAAACTGCAACTCGCCATGGAGGCGTCAGGTATCGGGATCTGGGAGTTTGATCCCAGCTCGCAGAGCGTCCATTGGGACGACCGCATGCTGGAAATGTACGGTATCGAAGACGGTTGCAACGACCGTTCGGGCGAGGCGTGGGAAACCCACCTGCATCCCGATGATCTGGAGGAGACCCTGGCATATTCCGACTATTGCCAACGCCACGGCCTTGACTTCAAGCGCGATTATCGGATCGTGCGCCCGGATGGCGGTGTCCGCCACATTCGCAGCCTCGCAACAACTGTCGCCTCACCCAAGACCAAGGGACGCCTGATCGGGGTCAATATCGACGTGACCGAGGATTACCGCCGCAGCGCCCAGCTGGAAGGAGCGCGCGTGCAGCTTGAATATGACTCGCGGCATGACGCCTTGACCGGCCTCGCCAACCGCCGGTTGCTGGACGAACATACCGATGCCCTGTTTGCAGCGATTGAGGATGACCGGGTCTATGGGGTCATGCATCTGGATCTCGACCATTTCAAAGAGATCAATGACACGCTGGGTCACGCGGCGGGGGATGCGGTTTTGGCGCATGTCGCCAAGACGATCAAACCGATCATCGCCGATGCCGGGCTGGTCTGCCGCATTGGCGGGGACGAATTTGTCGTCCTGATCACAAAAGATGCCACAGTCGACAATATGGCCGCCTTGTCGGGCGAGATCATGAAAGCGCTGGAGGCGCCCATCACCTTTGAAGGGCGCAGTTGTGCCTTTGGGGTCAGCATTGGCTGCGCGATTGGCAAGGGCCCATTGGCCAATCGGGCCGAAATTTTCATCAATGCCGATACCGCCCTTTATGCCGCCAAGCAGGCTGGCCGGGGGTGCTACCGCTTTTATTCCGAGGCCGTCAAAACGCAGGTCAAGGCCGAGGCAAACGCCCGGCAAGAGCTTTTGGACGCCATATCGAGCGACGAAATCACCTGTTATTATCAGCCTCAATATGATGCGCAGGACCTGCAGATCATCGGGGCAGAGGCGTTGGTGCGCTGGCACTGCCCCAAACGTGGGCTCTTGCTGCCCGACGCCTTCATGCCTCTGGCCGAGGCAACCGGTCTATCCGCGGTGGTCGACGAATATGTGTTCAAACATGTCATTGCCCAGCAGACCCGCTGGTATGATGCCGACATCCGCTTTCCCAAAATCGCGCTGAACATATCACTGGACCGTCTGGCAAGTCGCGGTCTTGTTGATCAGGTCCAGTCCCTTCTTGGACCCCATCATCTGATTGCATTCGAGTTGCTGGAAACGGCCTTTATCGACAACCTGTCGCGGGCACATCTTGATACGCTTGAGGCGCTGCGCGGTCTTGGGATCAGTATTGATCTTGATGATTTTGGCTCTGGACACTCGTCAGTTGTGGCGCTTCAGGCGATCAGGCCGGACTGGATCAAGATTGATCGCTGTTTGGTGACGCCGATCACACGGCGCGAACGCCAACGTCAGACACTGCAGCATCTGTCAAAGATTGCCCGACTGGAAGGCGCAGGCGTTGTGCTTGAAGGGCTGCAGACCGGGCTTCATATCGCGGCCATCCAGGATGTTGATTGTGATGCGTTGCAGGGCTTTGCGCTTAGCCCGCCTGTTCCGGAAAAGGAATTTACGACCCTGCTTTCCCAGCAAATCAGACAGGCCATCTGA
- a CDS encoding PLDc N-terminal domain-containing protein — protein MEYAGIGGIIILALNIWAIISILGSGASTGGKVLWTLLVLVLPVVGFIIWLVAGPRSRQSLA, from the coding sequence ATGGAATATGCAGGTATCGGCGGAATTATTATTCTCGCCCTGAACATCTGGGCGATCATCTCGATTTTGGGATCTGGCGCATCAACAGGCGGCAAGGTTCTATGGACCCTATTGGTACTGGTTTTGCCGGTTGTCGGCTTCATCATCTGGCTGGTTGCTGGCCCGCGATCGCGTCAAAGCCTCGCGTAA